Genomic DNA from Melospiza georgiana isolate bMelGeo1 chromosome 3, bMelGeo1.pri, whole genome shotgun sequence:
TATAGACCTGCATTTACAATTCAccttcctcctgcctctgtAGGCACTAATTGAATCCAGACTGATGGCCAAGGAAACCTGACTGACACAAACATATTAAAGATACCTCAACAGTACTTTTGCATACAATAATTTCTAAACTAATCTTGGTGAAAAGCACTGAGACTGCAGGATATCTGAAGTATGGACAGAATGGCCTCGAAAAAAAATTTTAGTTGAGTGCTTTTATCATGAAAACACACAGAAGTGTGTTCCTGGAAAACACACCACCACTTTCACGTGGCAAAGCCAGAATTCATAACCTCTGGTGAATTCATAACCTCTGGTGAATTCCTAACCTCTGTGATGTCCAAGGAGCTCCTACAGtgtgcctgtgctgagctgtgatGATGCCGGGGATGCACCGGGAGCTCCAGCTCCGcatccagggacagcccctgcccctctcccctgccctgaGGGATGGAGGTGGAAGGGGCCGCTCTGTTCCCCTTCATCCCCAAATCACAGAACGGGTTAGGATGtaatgtcccttccagcccctgcctggggcagggacacttcccacaAAACCAGCCCCTTCCAACCCGGCCTGgaacgcttccagggatggaagcCCACAGCTTCTCCGGGCAGCCCGTTCCAGGGCCTCGCCACCCTCACAGCGAGGAATTCCCTCCTGCTATCCCACCCAAACCTGCTCCAGAGCGCCTCACAGCGAGGAATTCTCTCCCGGTATCCCACCTAAACCTGCTCCAGAGCGCCTCACAGCGAGGAATTCTCCCCCGGTATCCCACCTAAACCTGCTCCAGAGCGCCTCACAGCGAGGAATTCTCTCCCGCTATCCCACCCAAACCTGCTCCAGAGCGCCTCACAGCGAGGAATTCTCTCCCGGTATCCCACCTAAACCTGCTCCGCCCCGTGAGGCGGCACCGCCCCCGCGCTCCGTCCCGCCGCGCTTTGTCCCCCCGCGCTCGCCGTAGCGGCCGCGCCACAGCCGTCATGGCGGCCGCCTGTGGGAGGCTGCTGCCGAGGGGCGCCGCCATCGCCCTGCCTGGCCGTGAGCACCGCCCGGGCCCTCGCCCTCACCCCCGAGACTCCCCCGATCCTCCCCCGGGCCCCGcgccctcctcctgccctccctggcccACAGAGCGGGGGGGAGGAGGCTCCTGGCCTGGCGGGCGGGTTGTGGTGCCATGCCCTGCTTTGGTGGGGAGAGGTTAAACTTGAAATCACGGGTGTTTTAAACGTTCTGTTGTATTTTATAGGGTGTTTTTCTTTATCGGGGTGTCGAGTGAGCAGCGATGGAAAGCCACCGAAATTCCAGCCGCCTCCAAAGCCCGTCATTATCGACAGGAAGACGAAGAAGGAGGAGAGCAGGTGAGGGTGTCCCGCTGCTCACCTGGGCCGTGCTCGGGCTCTCACTGTGTGAGCACTCACTTAAAGAATCAAGGAATTACtataacaaaaaagaaaaaaacaacacgGTTTGTAAAATTCTAGCAAAGATATTTGAGTTGGAGTATGCTCAAAGCGCCTTAAAATACTGTTTCTGGAGTTTCTGAAAGCAatgaaacatggaaaaaaaacataGAGCAGTAAATACTTTTGCAGATCTGGGGTTAATGTGGGAGATCATGTCTGTTAAAGGCATCCCtttgtgacagtgacacaggtCCTGTGTCTGCCTTTGCCTTGGACTTCAGTGCTGGTTGTACATCACTGGTTGTGATAGGGACCTGATGTCTCTGGTAGCCGTCATGAGATGTTTCATTCTGGGTATTTTTGTCACCTCAGCCcatttcatggaatcacagagtggtttgggttggaaggaacctaaagatcatctcattccaaccccccctgccatgggcagggatacctcCCACTAGAGCAGcttgctccaagtcccatccagcctgttcatgaacacttccaggacTGGGGCgtccacaacctccctgggtTTTAAGCCCAATTTGCACTACTTTAAGTGACCCAGTGGTTGAAagtgcagtgctgtgtctgGAAGAAGAGTGGTGGCACTGTATTATTCATCTGCTCCCTCCAAAACCTCACTTTGAAGATCATGAGGAGGTTTGGTGTTGTTTGCTGCCaatgggcagcagcaccagccagaaCCTCTGCTGCCCCCACAGCACCATAAAGTTTGTAGGGCAGATTTGCATTTGTCCTTCTCTCTGTTGGGCACTTCTCTCCTGGCCAGATCCAGGACTTTTAAGATGCATCTGTACAACTGAATTGAGTCCACCTTCATCTGTCTGCTCTGAGGGCAGATGGTCTTGCCATCCAAACCTGAGCGAGCACATCCAAATATCTCTTGGAAATGGTTCTCACTCAAGCCAATCCATGTCAGGAAATATGCACTCAGCTTAGCAGTCAATAACTGAAGTTAATGGGGAATTTTTTTGGTATGGTTTAACTTTTTAGTAGCAAAAAATTCATTTTACCAGTCTATTTAAGTTTCTGTAACACAAAAGGACATTTATGTGGTGTGTCCTGTAGAATCAGTTTGTGAAAACTGTAATAGATTCTTCCATTTCTGTTATTAAAGTCAACAAATAGTAGGTGTTCAGTCATGGGGATTACAATTAAACCATGAAATAACCTGTTTCTAAGCTGTGACAGCACTAATTGAATTGGCCTCTTTCAGTCAGCTCCTCTGAGACCAACATGTATTACTGGTTtggaaaaaattctgtttaaaagagcagcaacaaaaaaagccacataaaaccccaaaaccaacatcaaaaccccacaaaaaattccttttcgatatcaaaaaacaaaaattaaataaaattggTGACTTCAGAGACTGCAGTTCATATCTCTGAAAAGGCAACAGCTGATAATTCTTAGGCCAAATACTTGGAATTGTCTTGTATTTTTTATGcaaatgtttttgtttcataCTTCTAAAAGTTTGGCTTTTCTTACAGGTTCCTGAGCCCTGAATTTATACCTCCCAGAGGGAGAAAAGATCCTCTTAAATACTATATAGAAAGAAAGGATATGATACAGAGAAGAAAAGTTTTCAACATCCCAGAATTCTATGTTGGTCAGTGTCAGCACTAAAACTTTTGTGATTCTGGCAGTATTTTACATAGTGTGGAGTGTGGTCATATGTAGAATAGCATAAAACATAAAGTCTCAGGTGTGTTAGATCAACTGGATGTGTTTCTATATGTAACACTTCATATTTTAATCTCATATTTGCATCCTGATTAACTAAAAGAGTAATCCTAATGTGATCCTTATGTGGGTATTTTTCAATCCTGGCACTTGAGCATATGGTTTACCAGCAGAgctaaagaaaaagaatacaTTGGATTAATTATATTCAATTTGGATAGGGAagagcaaaaaacaaaaagcctgCAGTATCAGGCTATATTAATTCAGGTCACCTTCGcagttttttctgtttctggcaGTTTTGATGGGaagcaaaagtatttttaaaatgtacctGAATCAATGCACTTTGCCTGATTCTTCCCACATTTTGGCACATGCTAACTGTTTATTAACATATTAAATGAACATGTTAACTATTAATTCCAATCCATTTTCTGGCAGGCAGTATACTGGCCGTGACGACTGCGAATCCCCTGGCCGGTGACAAAAGCAGCCgctttgtggggatctgcatCCAGCGGGGAGGGACCGGGCTCGGCGCCACCTTCGTCCTCCGCAATGTCATAGAAGACCAAGGTGGGGTTGCAGATGTGCTGATTGTGCTGCAAGTGTGTGGTGGTGCTCACTGGGATCCCAGcgtgagggaagagatgagaatcttgactccatgttccagaaggctgatttgttattttttaatatatattatattaaaagaaaacgATATTCTAAAACTCTacaaaaagaatagaagaaaggatttcatcagaaggctagcaaggaatagaaaagaatgatagtAAAATCTTGtaactgaccagagagtccaagacagcCGGACTgtaattggccattaattaaaaacagctACATGAGActaatcaaagatgcacctgcaTTCCACAgagcagataatcattgtttacattttttttctgaggcctctcagcttctcaggagaaaagatcctaacaaaaggatatttcataaaatatgtctg
This window encodes:
- the MRPL19 gene encoding large ribosomal subunit protein bL19m, whose amino-acid sequence is MAAACGRLLPRGAAIALPGRCFSLSGCRVSSDGKPPKFQPPPKPVIIDRKTKKEESRFLSPEFIPPRGRKDPLKYYIERKDMIQRRKVFNIPEFYVGSILAVTTANPLAGDKSSRFVGICIQRGGTGLGATFVLRNVIEDQGVEICYELYSPRIQAIEVLKLEKRLDENLMYLRDALPEYSTVDVNMKPVPRMEHEEIPVNKVQVRMKPKPWSKRWERPKYNIKGIKFELPEHKMQAAQKWSQPWLEFDMLREYDTSKIEEKIRKELSEELEK